The Rhodospirillales bacterium sequence GCAGGCTGTTCTCCCGCCGCCGGCTCGTCGATCGGCCTCGGCTCTCCCGCCGCCTCTTGTGTCGGCTTCTTCTCTCCCGCCGAGTCTTCCGTCGGCCTCGGCGCCGGGTCCCTGGCCTCGGGCTTCACACCCCGCTCGGGTCGCGCATCCTTCTTGGGTGTGTCGTCAGTCATCCCCCGCCCCTTTGGCTCGTTGCCCCGGATTACGTCTTCTGCGCGCACAATACCAAGGAACAGACGGTTGTGTGGAGACAAAACTTGCTTATCACCGCTGGACGGTGCGACCTCCCACCGCTGGACGGTGCGACCTCGTGCCTCAGCCGCAGGAGCGTTCCGCTTCAATCAACGCGATCATCGACGGCTGGTCCGGGCGACCGGCTGTCGTCAGACGGCGCCATTTCAGCGCCGCCGCGGACGCCGCGACCGCGGAGCTGAGGCAGAATGCGGTGAGCCTGCTGCAGCGGTCCGCAAGACCAGATCTTTCAACGATGCGGCCGAAGATCCGGGCGGTGCGCGGCGAATACAGCAGCACGCCCTGCAGTCCGCCGTCGCGCAGCGCCCTTTCGCCCGCTTCGGACATACGTTCTGTAGGCCTTGCGTCATACAGCACCGCGCGCCGGTACGTAAATCCGGCGGGCTGCAGCGCCCCGCCGAGATCGCCGGCAACCGTGCTGGACGCCACGTGCAGCAGCGCGCCGCCTGATGGATCGAGGCGGCGGCGTATCAGTTCGGCCAAAGATTCCACGTCGCCGCCGGCAGCATCGACAGTCGTAAACCCAACATCGCGGGCCGCCTGGGCGGTCGCGTCGCCAACCGCGAATACCGGCATCGTCTGCGGCGGCGCCCGCCGCGCGAGGGCACGAACGCCATTGGCGCTGGTGACAAGCAGCGCCTGCACGCCGTCCAGCGTTGGCGGCGGGCCGTCAAGCATGACAATGCGCAGCATCGGCTCGACGATCGACTCCACCCCCATCCCGGCGAGGGCATCGGCGAGTGGCCCGGCGTCCGCTTCCGGCCGGGTGATCATCAGGCGCATGGTCACAAGAACCCGGGTCCGGCGCGCCGGCGCAATTCGGCGCCAAGCTCATCGCCCAGCGCCGCCGCTTCGTGACCGGAACCGCGCCGTTCCGCTTCGATCACGCAACTGCCGTCCGGCCGCGCCACAAGGCCGCGAAGGTGCAGGTCGTCTCCGCCGTCGCCGCCGAGGGTGGCCAGTCCGGCGATCGGCGTACGGCACGAACCGTCCAGCGCCGCCAGCATCGCCCGCTCGGCATCGACCGTCGTGAAGGTCGGCGGGTGGTTGAGTTCGGCGAGGCGCAGCAGGGTCGGCGTATCGTCGGCACGGCAGGTGATGCCGATGGCGCCCTGACCGACCGCCGGCAGCATGTCGTCGTCGGACATCACGGCCGTCGCCGCGTCGGCCATGCCGAGCCGCTTGAGCCCGGCCAGGGCCAACAGCGTAGCGTCGACGTCGCCGGCCACCAGTTTGCGGAGCCGAGTCTGCACATTGCCGCGGAAAGTGACCACCTTGAGATCCGGGCGGCGGTGCAGGATCTGCGCCTGGCGGCGCAACGAGGCGGTGCCGACGACGGCCCCCGGCGGCACTCGCGACAGATCGCCATGGGCGGGCGCGATCAAGGCATCGCGCGGATCTTCCCGCGGCAGCGTGCAGACGAAGCGGATCCCGCCTGGCATTCGTGTCGGCAAGTCCTTGACCGAATGAACAGCGAGGTCGATGGTGCCGGCCAGCAAGGCGTCGTCGATCTCCTTGGTGAACAGCCCCTTGCCGCCCACATCCGCGAGCGCGCGGTCGAGGATGCGATCGCCGCTGGTGGTGATCACCACCACGGCCACTGCGGCATGCGCCGCCAACTCCGGATCGCAGCGCGCCAGTGCGGCGCGCACGGCTTCGGTCTGAGCCAACGCGAGGGGACTGCCGCGCGTCCCGATGCGCAATGCTGGCAAGGCCATGAGTGTTGATGTCCACTTTTGAAGATCGTGTGAAGTTCGTGCCGGCCCATCCTGCCCCGAACATGCCGCATCCGACAATGGCCGCGGCGCATCCG is a genomic window containing:
- a CDS encoding uroporphyrinogen-III synthase encodes the protein MRLMITRPEADAGPLADALAGMGVESIVEPMLRIVMLDGPPPTLDGVQALLVTSANGVRALARRAPPQTMPVFAVGDATAQAARDVGFTTVDAAGGDVESLAELIRRRLDPSGGALLHVASSTVAGDLGGALQPAGFTYRRAVLYDARPTERMSEAGERALRDGGLQGVLLYSPRTARIFGRIVERSGLADRCSRLTAFCLSSAVAASAAALKWRRLTTAGRPDQPSMIALIEAERSCG
- the hemC gene encoding hydroxymethylbilane synthase; the protein is MALPALRIGTRGSPLALAQTEAVRAALARCDPELAAHAAVAVVVITTSGDRILDRALADVGGKGLFTKEIDDALLAGTIDLAVHSVKDLPTRMPGGIRFVCTLPREDPRDALIAPAHGDLSRVPPGAVVGTASLRRQAQILHRRPDLKVVTFRGNVQTRLRKLVAGDVDATLLALAGLKRLGMADAATAVMSDDDMLPAVGQGAIGITCRADDTPTLLRLAELNHPPTFTTVDAERAMLAALDGSCRTPIAGLATLGGDGGDDLHLRGLVARPDGSCVIEAERRGSGHEAAALGDELGAELRRRAGPGFL